Proteins encoded in a region of the Cupriavidus pauculus genome:
- a CDS encoding peptidylprolyl isomerase: MTAIVRIDEEVIDVDEFIRVLKLTGQFEGIVEQLVREKLTVHAARRHGITLTPEEIQARADQFRRVQGLHRAADMNHYLDALGVSLDEFERFITDSLYQEKMMARICDDAAVETYFQLNSPKFDSIEVSHIVVDSEGKARELVSYLQDDPDAFAEMAREHSIADTREQGGEIGKVLRGSLKSDIEAKVFNAEAGDLLGPFPAADRSFFEVFLVRAKHPARLDEDVAVEVRRRLREEWLMARAQEHVIEAR, encoded by the coding sequence ATGACGGCCATCGTGCGAATCGACGAGGAAGTGATCGACGTCGACGAATTCATCCGCGTGCTCAAGCTGACCGGGCAGTTCGAAGGCATCGTCGAACAGCTCGTGAGGGAGAAGCTGACCGTGCATGCGGCGCGCCGGCATGGCATCACGCTGACGCCCGAGGAAATCCAGGCGCGCGCCGACCAGTTCCGGCGCGTGCAGGGGCTGCATCGCGCGGCCGACATGAACCACTACCTCGATGCGCTCGGCGTCAGCCTCGACGAGTTCGAGCGGTTTATCACGGACAGTCTCTACCAGGAAAAGATGATGGCGCGCATCTGCGACGATGCCGCCGTGGAGACGTACTTCCAGCTCAACTCCCCGAAGTTCGACAGCATCGAGGTCAGTCATATCGTCGTGGACAGCGAGGGCAAGGCGCGCGAACTCGTGTCGTATCTGCAGGACGATCCGGACGCGTTCGCCGAGATGGCGCGCGAGCATTCGATCGCCGATACGCGCGAGCAGGGCGGCGAGATCGGCAAGGTCCTGCGCGGGTCGTTGAAGAGCGATATCGAGGCCAAGGTGTTCAATGCGGAAGCGGGCGATCTGCTCGGGCCGTTTCCGGCCGCCGATCGTTCGTTCTTTGAGGTGTTCCTTGTCCGCGCCAAGCATCCGGCGCGGCTCGACGAAGACGTCGCGGTGGAGGTGCGCCGGCGGTTGCGCGAGGAGTGGCTGATGGCGAGGGCACAGGAACATGTCATCGAAGCCCGTTAG
- a CDS encoding peptidase domain-containing ABC transporter: MSSKPVSEPSADASADASTGAPTGASTGASTGASARPEPVAETALVDFLATVEILSSLTRAELERLAASARTLSFGFGDTVCNAGEPADGLFIVRTGSVRVFNEEHGKEISMGVRKTGEVFADIAMLREYRHESSVRASGKTELLCIPRAVSEAVVAANPAALAFITSYVAISSAGGFVARLFDLRGKLDRSELEDAVRSVGVKRVTAGREILHQDGRDDRRLYVVRQGTVRIVRTEDGETYPLATLGQGDIFGERACVMRQEQIASAIAETDVRLLVIPEKTVQLILERNARLREVLEERIRVIDRELHRQQKLAERRKRPVLLDLHSKPEFGERVIRRFALVEQAEEMDCGAACLAMICRHHGLTLTLGKLRELANVTTAGATLDSLARAGESLGFTTRGVQCTRDALLGFELPFIVHWEGYHYVVVYGISQHHVWVADPALGFRKMSTEEFERGWSGTCLVFTAGESMAQLAVARSPWLRFISYLSPYKRILAHLFLATFVIQLLGVVPPLIIQNILDGVVVHQNVGLLHLLIVGLIISNVFTQLMATIRAYLANFMVRNMDFAMMSQFFKHTLALPLSFFAKRKTGDIFARFQENQTIRAFLTESTVTTALNLLMVFIYFSIMFVYNVKLTLLLIAFVIPIAALTVIVTPRLKTFARDVFTASTDAKAYLMETLGGAETVKGMGIERAVRLRWERKYAKALDRQYQAQSFHILVGLVSQLLNAATTIAVLWVGATLVLERELTIGQLIAFNAFMGSVLAPLMGLVALWGQLNDAGVAMERLGDILDLEPEQRPQDVASRVMLPDLQGDIRFDGVYFRYGGDETQYVLENISFHVRAGEMVAIVGRSGSGKTTLAKLLVGFYKPSEGTMSIDGYDLNVIDTEFFRAQVGYVMQSNLLFSGTVAENIACGDDAADRRRIEEVAKMADAHAFISKLPLGYEQVVGERGIGLSGGQIQRLCIARALYHDPRLLVFDEATSALDTQSESNILANMHDILRGRTAVIIAHRLSTIMQADKILVLYEGAIVEQGRHEELLERRGMYYQLVQKQLSAA, encoded by the coding sequence ATGTCATCGAAGCCCGTTAGCGAACCTTCTGCCGATGCGTCGGCCGACGCCTCGACCGGTGCCCCGACCGGCGCATCGACCGGTGCATCGACCGGTGCCTCGGCCAGGCCCGAGCCCGTCGCGGAGACCGCCCTTGTCGATTTCCTCGCAACCGTCGAAATCCTGTCCTCGCTGACCCGCGCGGAGCTCGAACGGCTGGCGGCAAGCGCGCGCACGCTGTCGTTCGGCTTTGGCGACACCGTCTGCAATGCGGGCGAGCCCGCCGATGGCCTGTTCATCGTCCGCACCGGCTCCGTGCGCGTGTTCAACGAGGAGCACGGCAAGGAAATCAGCATGGGCGTGCGCAAGACCGGCGAGGTGTTCGCCGATATCGCCATGCTGCGCGAGTACCGCCACGAGTCGTCGGTGCGCGCGTCGGGCAAGACCGAGCTGCTATGTATTCCGCGCGCGGTCAGCGAGGCCGTGGTGGCCGCCAACCCCGCGGCGCTGGCGTTTATCACGAGTTACGTCGCCATCAGTTCGGCGGGCGGCTTCGTCGCGCGGCTGTTCGACCTGCGCGGCAAGCTCGACCGCTCGGAACTCGAGGACGCCGTGCGCAGTGTCGGCGTCAAGCGCGTGACCGCGGGGCGCGAGATCCTGCATCAGGATGGCCGCGACGATCGCCGGCTCTATGTGGTGCGGCAGGGCACGGTGCGCATCGTGCGGACCGAGGACGGCGAGACCTATCCGCTGGCCACGCTCGGGCAGGGCGATATCTTCGGCGAGCGCGCGTGCGTGATGCGGCAGGAGCAGATCGCCTCCGCGATCGCGGAAACCGATGTGCGGCTGCTCGTGATTCCCGAGAAGACCGTACAGCTGATACTCGAGCGCAATGCCAGGCTGCGCGAGGTGCTCGAGGAACGCATCCGCGTGATCGACCGCGAACTGCATCGGCAGCAGAAGCTGGCCGAGCGGCGCAAGCGGCCCGTGCTGCTGGACCTGCATTCGAAGCCAGAGTTCGGCGAGCGCGTGATCCGTCGTTTCGCGCTGGTGGAGCAGGCCGAGGAGATGGATTGCGGCGCGGCCTGCCTCGCCATGATCTGCCGGCATCATGGGTTGACGCTGACGCTCGGCAAACTGCGCGAGCTCGCCAACGTGACGACGGCCGGCGCCACGCTCGACAGCCTCGCGCGCGCGGGCGAGTCGCTGGGCTTTACCACGCGCGGGGTGCAATGCACGCGCGATGCGCTGCTCGGCTTCGAGCTGCCCTTTATCGTCCATTGGGAGGGCTATCACTACGTCGTCGTGTACGGCATCTCGCAGCATCATGTCTGGGTCGCGGATCCCGCGCTCGGCTTCCGCAAGATGAGTACCGAGGAGTTCGAGCGCGGCTGGAGCGGAACCTGCCTCGTCTTCACGGCCGGCGAGTCGATGGCGCAGCTGGCGGTGGCGCGGTCGCCGTGGCTGCGCTTTATCAGCTACCTGTCGCCGTACAAGCGCATCCTCGCCCATCTGTTCCTGGCCACGTTCGTGATCCAGCTGCTGGGCGTGGTGCCGCCCCTCATCATCCAGAACATCCTCGATGGCGTGGTCGTGCACCAGAACGTGGGGCTGCTGCATCTGCTGATCGTGGGCCTCATCATCTCCAATGTGTTCACGCAGCTGATGGCCACGATTCGCGCGTACCTCGCGAATTTCATGGTCCGCAACATGGACTTCGCGATGATGTCGCAGTTCTTCAAGCACACGCTCGCGCTGCCGCTGTCGTTCTTTGCCAAGCGCAAGACCGGCGATATCTTCGCGCGCTTCCAGGAGAACCAGACGATCCGCGCGTTCCTGACCGAATCGACGGTCACCACGGCGCTGAATCTGCTGATGGTGTTCATCTACTTCAGCATCATGTTCGTCTACAACGTCAAGCTCACACTGCTGCTGATCGCGTTCGTGATTCCGATTGCCGCGCTGACCGTGATCGTCACGCCGCGCCTCAAGACGTTTGCGCGCGACGTGTTCACGGCGTCGACCGATGCCAAGGCGTATCTGATGGAGACGCTCGGCGGCGCGGAAACCGTCAAGGGCATGGGCATCGAGCGCGCGGTGCGGCTGCGCTGGGAGCGCAAGTACGCGAAGGCGCTGGACCGGCAATATCAGGCGCAGTCGTTCCATATCCTCGTGGGGCTGGTCAGCCAGCTGCTGAACGCCGCGACGACGATCGCGGTGCTGTGGGTCGGCGCCACGCTCGTGCTCGAACGCGAGCTCACCATCGGGCAGTTGATCGCGTTCAATGCCTTTATGGGCAGCGTGCTGGCGCCGCTGATGGGGCTGGTCGCCTTGTGGGGGCAGCTCAACGACGCGGGCGTAGCGATGGAGCGGCTCGGCGACATCCTCGATCTGGAGCCCGAGCAGCGGCCGCAGGATGTGGCATCGCGGGTCATGCTGCCGGACCTGCAGGGCGATATCCGGTTCGATGGCGTGTACTTCCGCTACGGCGGCGACGAGACGCAGTATGTGCTGGAGAACATCAGCTTCCACGTCCGCGCGGGGGAGATGGTGGCCATCGTGGGGCGCAGCGGATCGGGCAAGACCACGCTGGCCAAGCTGCTCGTGGGGTTCTACAAGCCGAGCGAGGGCACGATGAGTATCGACGGTTACGACCTCAACGTGATCGACACCGAGTTCTTCCGCGCGCAGGTGGGCTATGTGATGCAGTCCAATCTGCTGTTCTCGGGCACCGTGGCCGAGAACATCGCATGCGGCGACGATGCGGCCGACCGGCGGCGTATCGAGGAGGTGGCCAAGATGGCGGACGCGCATGCTTTCATCTCGAAGCTGCCGCTGGGCTACGAGCAGGTGGTGGGCGAGCGCGGCATCGGTCTGTCGGGCGGGCAGATCCAGCGTCTCTGCATCGCGCGGGCGCTGTATCACGATCCGCGGCTGCTCGTGTTCGACGAAGCGACATCGGCGCTCGATACGCAGTCCGAGAGCAATATCCTCGCGAACATGCACGATATCCTGCGCGGACGCACGGCCGTCATCATCGCGCACCGGCTCAGCACGATCATGCAGGCGGACAAGATCCTGGTGCTCTATGAAGGGGCCATCGTCGAGCAGGGGCGGCACGAGGAGCTGCTGGAGCGGCGCGGCATGTACTACCAGCTGGTGCAGAAGCAATTGAGCGCGGCATGA
- a CDS encoding sigma-54 interaction domain-containing protein, translated as MKLFNPGRPATPTETMPQTQATQATPPSSSLSGASFGSRLTTSAVSFAGLIERVEILRSTLRWASRLERPEIERLLKQATSLRDEVMGLSHRERFVQAAVKEGDAAEAAAEIAEVPDVEPIARSSRERRQALLERSFVFEGTFGDNAKLLEALEIAEKAAPTDLPVLIDGESGTGKELMAKVIHANGSRVERPFISVNCGAIPDSLLESELFGHRKGAFTGASNDRKGKFESAHTGTIFLDEIGELPLTGQVKLLRVLEAHEIQRVGSDEVIAVDTRIVAATNKDLRRMSQEGTFREDLFYRLSVIHVSLPALRERRDEIPLLVAYFGDEAAGQLKRRPLKLTPRLRDFLLHYGYPGNIRELRNLMYRLSCLAGDTADLAHLPPDIRPGAAAQAKVAAGIDAPVPTSLSEAKRAASDEAERAFLERGLQEVGGTVAELARRFEMNRSHVQMLLKKHGIHSKDFRAGRQGDGK; from the coding sequence ATGAAACTGTTCAATCCGGGCCGACCGGCCACTCCCACCGAGACCATGCCACAGACGCAAGCGACGCAAGCGACGCCACCGTCGTCGTCATTATCGGGCGCTTCGTTCGGCTCGCGCCTGACCACGTCCGCGGTATCGTTCGCGGGCCTGATCGAGCGCGTCGAAATTCTGCGCTCGACGCTGCGCTGGGCCTCGCGGCTGGAACGGCCCGAGATCGAACGGCTGCTCAAGCAGGCCACCTCGCTGCGCGACGAAGTCATGGGCCTCTCGCACCGCGAGCGCTTCGTGCAGGCCGCGGTCAAGGAGGGGGATGCCGCCGAGGCGGCCGCGGAGATTGCGGAAGTCCCGGATGTCGAACCCATCGCGCGATCGTCGCGCGAGCGGCGGCAGGCGCTGCTGGAGCGCAGCTTCGTGTTCGAAGGCACGTTCGGCGACAACGCGAAGCTGCTGGAAGCGCTGGAGATCGCCGAGAAAGCGGCGCCCACCGACCTGCCCGTGCTGATCGACGGCGAAAGCGGGACCGGCAAGGAGCTGATGGCGAAGGTGATTCACGCCAACGGCTCGCGCGTGGAGCGGCCGTTTATCTCGGTCAACTGCGGCGCGATTCCCGACAGCCTGCTCGAGTCCGAACTGTTCGGCCATCGCAAGGGTGCGTTCACGGGCGCGAGCAACGATCGCAAAGGAAAGTTCGAGAGCGCGCATACGGGCACGATCTTCCTCGACGAGATCGGCGAGCTGCCGCTGACGGGGCAGGTCAAGCTGCTGCGCGTGCTGGAGGCGCACGAGATCCAGCGGGTGGGGTCGGACGAGGTGATCGCGGTGGACACGCGCATCGTCGCGGCGACCAACAAGGACCTGCGGCGCATGAGCCAGGAGGGGACGTTCCGCGAGGACCTGTTCTATCGGCTGAGCGTGATCCATGTTTCGCTGCCGGCGCTGCGCGAGCGGCGCGACGAGATTCCGCTGCTGGTCGCTTATTTCGGCGACGAGGCCGCGGGGCAGCTCAAGCGCCGGCCGCTGAAGCTGACACCGCGGCTACGCGACTTCCTGCTGCATTACGGCTATCCGGGGAATATCCGCGAGCTGCGCAACCTGATGTACCGGCTCTCCTGCCTGGCTGGCGACACCGCAGACCTCGCGCATCTGCCGCCCGACATCCGCCCTGGCGCGGCTGCGCAGGCAAAGGTCGCCGCCGGCATCGATGCCCCGGTGCCGACGTCGCTGAGCGAAGCCAAACGCGCGGCCAGCGACGAAGCCGAGCGCGCGTTTCTCGAACGCGGATTGCAGGAGGTGGGCGGCACGGTCGCCGAACTGGCCCGCCGCTTCGAGATGAACCGGTCGCATGTGCAGATGCTGCTCAAGAAGCATGGCATCCATTCGAAGGATTTTCGGGCGGGGCGGCAAGGGGATGGGAAGTAG
- a CDS encoding FHA domain-containing protein yields the protein MTRDDALIMDVPAKVDQSLDRTADRTYDRTFGHAFDILLMPLSRPDLGEIRIGEDLFAIGRGEAPFAAYPADATAVLSRRHARIFSEDGAVYVADLGSKNGTHVNGAAVAQQPAALRDGDELSFGAELSYRVKLYPRAPVQQSGLVVALTPMRQDIGLQPIVITGFPFLVSKADDTFERYRDAYPHQVNYLSRRHAHLYLKGGAPWIEDLGSTNGTFVNGARLGDHAVRVEAGDVLAFGGTHFVYRLDIEDHSDGDATATRSLQADRPAVVAPAGNAPAALVPDVDEDADKTTFVGAADSFLDIFCVDYAAKQEDEVNLEPMPDASHAAQGAHAPVARKRGRTALMCAEIARTFGLRDRAQVARAMRWTVAVLIAAVLVGGSLYWRSAPDRSLERLMAEHQYARAAEVADEYLARHPSDPTYQAIGTEAMLDAYVPGWVGKLRAKDFVGAETALAHMRGTSQHNTDARALIDELAWVGSVSRFAAERGGDDARIRLYRDEGDIRKLLAHWEQDAKAHQRALDRIANTVPVFAETYAGTLSALRKLQNDDAVYLAAIERLNASIATELGREQPEALQSMLAEYRDKYPRLAGLDATEADLRQYIALIQALRNRMLGPLTAQMAAVHFSTPPFRAAYDKLAAEKLPEAAIAEHYVAATQAWARGEGEAALGALGRIEAGPWREELAQDIAHKRQVLDQYAALPRARGTAGYEDQLLGLHAMLDPDADAWYVRAIDGDVNAIREAALRRANLLLNRAATAWRQYRNNGLIGGEQRLEAGISPKFRAQAKLLADAQADARQGLRIYTQLKADEISQWSKVRDDIQAEVDLQRRSLNDLRMVLDPAVLKAKLALVGEPTPTATVAASPGGRR from the coding sequence ATGACGCGCGACGATGCCCTGATCATGGACGTGCCGGCAAAGGTGGATCAGTCTCTCGATCGGACCGCCGATCGTACCTACGATCGAACCTTCGGCCACGCGTTCGACATCCTGCTGATGCCGCTGTCGCGGCCCGATCTCGGCGAGATTCGCATCGGCGAGGACCTGTTCGCGATCGGCCGGGGCGAGGCGCCGTTCGCGGCGTATCCGGCGGATGCCACCGCGGTGCTGTCCCGCCGGCACGCGCGCATCTTCTCGGAAGACGGTGCCGTGTATGTCGCCGATCTCGGAAGCAAGAACGGCACGCACGTGAATGGTGCCGCGGTCGCGCAGCAGCCGGCCGCATTGCGCGATGGCGACGAACTGAGCTTTGGCGCGGAGCTGTCGTATCGCGTGAAGCTCTATCCGCGCGCGCCCGTGCAGCAGAGCGGCCTTGTCGTCGCGCTGACGCCGATGCGCCAGGACATCGGGCTGCAGCCCATCGTCATCACGGGGTTTCCGTTTCTCGTCAGCAAGGCCGACGATACGTTCGAGCGCTATCGCGACGCCTATCCCCATCAGGTCAACTACCTGTCGCGGCGGCATGCGCATTTGTACCTGAAGGGCGGGGCGCCGTGGATCGAGGATCTGGGCAGCACCAACGGCACGTTCGTCAATGGCGCGCGGCTCGGCGATCACGCGGTGCGCGTGGAGGCCGGCGACGTGCTCGCCTTCGGCGGCACCCACTTCGTCTACCGGCTCGATATCGAGGACCACTCGGACGGCGATGCCACCGCAACGCGGTCGCTGCAGGCCGATCGCCCCGCGGTAGTGGCGCCTGCCGGCAATGCCCCGGCCGCACTGGTGCCCGACGTCGACGAGGATGCCGACAAGACCACGTTCGTCGGGGCCGCCGACTCGTTCCTCGATATCTTCTGCGTCGACTACGCGGCGAAGCAGGAAGACGAGGTGAACCTCGAGCCGATGCCGGACGCGAGCCACGCCGCGCAGGGCGCGCATGCGCCCGTTGCGCGCAAGCGTGGACGCACCGCGCTGATGTGCGCGGAGATCGCCCGCACGTTCGGGCTGCGCGATCGCGCCCAGGTCGCGCGGGCCATGCGATGGACCGTGGCCGTGCTCATCGCCGCGGTGCTGGTCGGCGGCAGCCTCTACTGGCGCAGCGCGCCGGATCGCTCGCTCGAGCGGCTGATGGCGGAGCACCAGTACGCGCGCGCGGCGGAAGTGGCCGACGAATACCTCGCGCGGCATCCGAGCGATCCGACGTATCAGGCCATCGGTACCGAGGCGATGCTCGACGCCTACGTGCCGGGATGGGTCGGCAAGCTGCGTGCGAAAGACTTCGTCGGCGCCGAGACCGCGCTCGCGCATATGCGCGGCACGAGCCAGCACAACACCGATGCCCGCGCATTGATCGACGAGCTTGCGTGGGTCGGCAGCGTCAGCCGCTTTGCGGCCGAGCGCGGCGGCGACGATGCGCGCATCCGGCTCTACCGCGACGAGGGCGATATCCGCAAGCTGCTCGCGCACTGGGAGCAGGATGCCAAGGCGCACCAGCGCGCGCTCGACCGCATCGCGAACACCGTGCCCGTGTTCGCCGAGACCTATGCGGGGACGCTCAGCGCATTGCGCAAGCTGCAGAACGACGATGCCGTGTATCTGGCCGCGATCGAGCGGCTCAATGCGTCGATCGCCACCGAACTGGGGCGCGAGCAGCCCGAAGCGCTGCAATCGATGCTGGCCGAGTACCGCGACAAGTATCCACGCCTGGCCGGGCTCGATGCGACCGAAGCGGACCTCAGGCAATACATCGCGCTGATCCAGGCGCTGCGCAACCGGATGCTCGGCCCGCTGACCGCGCAGATGGCGGCCGTTCACTTCAGCACGCCGCCGTTCCGCGCGGCCTATGACAAGCTCGCCGCGGAGAAGCTGCCCGAGGCGGCGATCGCCGAGCACTACGTTGCCGCCACGCAGGCGTGGGCGCGCGGCGAAGGGGAGGCGGCGCTCGGCGCGCTCGGCCGTATCGAGGCGGGGCCGTGGCGCGAGGAGCTTGCGCAGGACATCGCGCACAAGCGGCAGGTGCTCGACCAATACGCGGCGCTGCCGCGCGCGCGGGGCACCGCCGGCTACGAAGACCAGTTGCTGGGCCTGCACGCGATGCTCGACCCCGATGCCGACGCCTGGTACGTGCGCGCCATCGATGGCGATGTGAACGCGATCCGCGAGGCGGCGCTGCGCCGCGCGAACCTGTTGCTCAACCGCGCGGCCACCGCGTGGCGCCAGTATCGCAACAACGGCCTGATCGGCGGCGAGCAGCGGCTCGAGGCGGGCATCTCGCCGAAGTTCCGCGCGCAGGCGAAGCTGCTTGCCGACGCGCAGGCCGATGCGCGACAGGGCCTGCGCATCTACACACAACTCAAGGCCGACGAGATCTCGCAATGGAGCAAGGTGCGCGACGATATCCAGGCCGAGGTCGATCTGCAGCGCCGCTCGCTCAATGACCTGCGCATGGTCCTCGATCCGGCCGTGCTGAAGGCCAAGCTGGCGCTGGTCGGCGAGCCGACACCCACCGCCACCGTGGCGGCGTCGCCGGGAGGACGGCGATGA
- a CDS encoding lecithin retinol acyltransferase family protein — MQPRAQAQIRGDYAPDAYLPGTHLVTARDGYFHHGIYVGRGRVIHYGGFCDALHAAPVEEISLEAFAHGNPVTVKPEPFARYLGAQAVHRARSRLGEDRYHLLTNNCEHFCTWCVRGVARSEQVEACIRHPREGMQVALLLLRRVLPSGLTIEAGTVASAA, encoded by the coding sequence ATGCAACCCCGAGCCCAAGCCCAGATCCGAGGAGACTACGCCCCCGACGCCTACCTGCCCGGCACGCACCTCGTGACCGCACGCGACGGGTACTTCCACCACGGCATCTACGTCGGCCGCGGCCGCGTCATTCACTACGGCGGCTTCTGCGACGCGCTGCACGCGGCCCCCGTCGAAGAAATCTCGCTCGAAGCGTTCGCCCATGGCAACCCGGTCACGGTCAAGCCCGAACCGTTCGCCCGCTACCTGGGCGCCCAGGCCGTCCACCGCGCCCGCTCCCGCCTCGGCGAAGACCGCTATCACCTGCTGACCAACAACTGCGAACACTTCTGCACGTGGTGCGTCCGCGGCGTCGCCCGCAGCGAACAGGTGGAGGCCTGCATCCGCCATCCCCGCGAGGGCATGCAGGTCGCCCTCCTGCTGCTGCGCCGCGTGCTGCCATCGGGGCTGACGATCGAGGCGGGAACGGTGGCAAGCGCGGCGTAG
- a CDS encoding HlyD family efflux transporter periplasmic adaptor subunit: protein MNDENRLRPLHEALDDHSAEGIALLTAEPSRLTMLTIVVTGALVLCALLWSFIGHADVIVSAQGTLAPESEVRRFYAPVDGELADLYVAEGQPVSKDDVLARLNARGAIEAAAKALEAQLKLEDSEREWRQFPERKALMERRAAALKQQLELGTRQHENRMAEGTTRLAEQQRAQLQEARSNLENARRARDFARQEQDRYARLFALPGGGGVSQAQVEAKRASAQEAENGLRVAQSRLAELDARLAREYTQASADLEGSGQDLANLRIQYDAQMREIGSTEDKLRLQVQTARLVAEAAARIKFENIDKDNFLLILAPTSGVITDVTSTQRGDKVQANAPLGGIAPKDARPVLRVEIAERDRAFLREGLPVKLKFSAFPYQRYGLIAGTLEYISPATKPSGPDKQPVYEGRVRLAQDYYTVADQKYPLRYGMTATAEIVVRERRLIDLGLDPFRQVAG from the coding sequence ATGAACGACGAGAATCGCCTGCGTCCGCTGCACGAAGCGCTCGACGACCACAGCGCCGAAGGCATCGCGCTGCTGACGGCCGAGCCCTCGCGCCTCACGATGCTGACCATCGTCGTCACGGGCGCGCTCGTGCTGTGCGCGCTGCTGTGGTCGTTCATCGGGCATGCGGACGTGATCGTCAGCGCGCAGGGCACGCTTGCACCGGAGTCCGAAGTGCGCCGCTTCTACGCGCCGGTCGATGGCGAACTGGCGGACCTCTACGTGGCCGAGGGCCAGCCCGTCTCGAAGGACGATGTACTCGCGCGCCTCAATGCGCGCGGTGCCATCGAAGCCGCGGCCAAGGCGCTGGAAGCGCAGCTCAAGCTTGAGGATTCGGAGCGCGAGTGGCGGCAGTTTCCGGAGCGCAAGGCGTTGATGGAACGCCGCGCGGCCGCGCTCAAGCAGCAGCTGGAACTGGGCACGCGCCAGCACGAGAACCGCATGGCGGAGGGCACCACGCGGCTGGCCGAGCAGCAGCGCGCGCAGTTGCAGGAAGCGCGCAGCAATCTCGAGAACGCCCGCCGCGCGCGCGACTTCGCGCGGCAGGAGCAGGACCGCTATGCGCGGCTGTTCGCGCTGCCCGGCGGCGGGGGCGTGTCGCAGGCGCAGGTGGAAGCCAAACGCGCCAGCGCGCAGGAGGCTGAGAACGGCCTGCGCGTCGCGCAGTCGCGGCTGGCCGAACTCGATGCGCGGCTGGCGCGCGAGTACACGCAGGCGAGCGCGGACCTCGAAGGCAGCGGGCAGGACCTGGCCAACCTGCGCATCCAGTACGACGCGCAGATGCGCGAGATCGGCAGCACCGAGGACAAGCTGCGGCTGCAGGTGCAGACCGCGCGGCTGGTTGCGGAAGCGGCCGCGCGCATCAAGTTCGAGAACATCGACAAGGACAACTTCCTGCTGATTCTTGCGCCGACATCGGGTGTGATCACCGACGTCACGTCCACGCAGCGCGGCGACAAGGTACAGGCGAACGCGCCGCTCGGCGGCATTGCGCCGAAGGATGCACGGCCCGTGCTGCGCGTGGAGATTGCCGAGCGCGATCGCGCGTTCCTGCGGGAAGGCCTGCCCGTCAAGCTCAAGTTCAGCGCGTTTCCGTACCAGCGTTACGGGCTGATTGCCGGCACGCTCGAATACATCTCGCCGGCCACCAAGCCTTCGGGGCCGGACAAGCAACCGGTCTATGAGGGACGGGTGCGGCTGGCGCAGGACTACTACACCGTGGCGGACCAGAAGTATCCGCTGCGCTATGGCATGACCGCCACCGCGGAAATCGTGGTCCGCGAGCGGCGGCTGATCGATCTCGGGCTCGATCCGTTCCGGCAGGTTGCCGGCTAG
- a CDS encoding PP2C family protein-serine/threonine phosphatase, whose protein sequence is MTCATQFRWTSAACTDVGLVRERNEDACFDAPERGIWAVADGMGGHAVGDFASRTIVQALDAMPPTQELDEAVAAARATLQAVNQVLIDEAARMQVRVIGSTVVALMACERRCACLWAGDSRLYLFRDGHLKQLTRDHSQVERLRARGLITAEQARRHPAHNTITRAVGAAAALNLEDLQIEIGDGDMFLLCSDGLSNEVEDPAIAEAMASGDCTAAARELVDLALANGGHDNVSVIVIRAEDIGGGSDRTLLNPEV, encoded by the coding sequence GTGACCTGCGCTACGCAATTCCGCTGGACCTCCGCCGCCTGCACGGACGTTGGACTGGTCAGGGAACGCAATGAAGACGCCTGCTTCGATGCCCCCGAGCGCGGCATCTGGGCGGTTGCCGACGGCATGGGCGGCCATGCCGTGGGCGACTTCGCCAGCCGCACGATCGTGCAGGCCCTCGACGCGATGCCTCCGACGCAGGAGCTCGACGAGGCGGTGGCCGCGGCCCGCGCGACGCTGCAGGCCGTCAATCAGGTGCTGATCGACGAGGCGGCGCGCATGCAGGTGCGCGTGATCGGCAGCACCGTGGTGGCGCTGATGGCGTGCGAGCGGCGGTGTGCCTGCCTCTGGGCCGGCGACAGCCGCCTCTATCTGTTCCGCGATGGGCACCTGAAGCAGCTGACGCGCGACCACAGTCAGGTGGAGCGCCTGCGCGCGCGTGGGCTCATCACGGCCGAGCAGGCGCGGCGCCATCCTGCGCACAACACGATTACGCGCGCGGTGGGGGCGGCCGCGGCGCTGAACCTGGAGGACCTGCAGATCGAGATCGGCGATGGCGATATGTTCCTGCTATGCAGCGATGGGCTCAGCAACGAAGTGGAGGACCCCGCGATCGCGGAGGCGATGGCGAGCGGCGACTGCACGGCGGCGGCGCGCGAGCTCGTGGATCTTGCGCTGGCCAATGGCGGGCATGACAACGTGTCGGTGATCGTGATTCGGGCCGAGGATATCGGTGGGGGATCGGATCGGACGTTGTTGAATCCGGAAGTCTGA